The Limisphaera ngatamarikiensis nucleotide sequence GTTGTCCCCGGTGCATTCCGCCACGTACCCCTCCGCGTTCAGCATCACCGCCTCTTCGCACCCGGCGTTGATGGCCTCGATCTTGGCCAGGATGCTGTTGAGGTAGTTGAGCGATTTGATGGCCGGGTTCACCGCATTGTGCAGGTTTCGTGTGGTGGGCACCGTGATGATCGAAAGCCCCTTCTCGTAGAACTCCTCCGGGTAGAGCTGGATCCGCCCGGCGATGATGATCACCGAACCCCGCTTGCAATTGTAAGGGTTCAATCCCAATGTCCCCACCCCGCGCGTGACCACCAGCCGGATGTAACCGTCCCGGATTCGATTCTGCCGGCACGTCTCCAGCACCGCCTCGGTCATCTCCGCCGGCGACATCGGAATCTCCAACAGGATCGCCCGGGCCGAGGCATACAACCGATCGATGTGTTCCTTCAGTTGGAACACGCGGCCGTTGTAGGCCCGGATGCCTTCAAACACTCCGTCGCCGTACAACAGCCCGTGATCGAAGACGGAAATCTTGGCCTCGGCCTCCCGGTAAAACCTGCCGTTGATGTACACTTTCATGTCTGCCCCCGGCAACCTAGTGAAACCGGCACGCACGCGCAACCCGGCAGGCGTCA carries:
- the ilvE gene encoding branched-chain-amino-acid transaminase, which codes for MKVYINGRFYREAEAKISVFDHGLLYGDGVFEGIRAYNGRVFQLKEHIDRLYASARAILLEIPMSPAEMTEAVLETCRQNRIRDGYIRLVVTRGVGTLGLNPYNCKRGSVIIIAGRIQLYPEEFYEKGLSIITVPTTRNLHNAVNPAIKSLNYLNSILAKIEAINAGCEEAVMLNAEGYVAECTGDNLFVVRDGELQTPPLSAGALRGITRRVVMDLAREQGWRVSEPNLTRYDLFTADECFLTGTAAEIVPVVKIDGRIIGNGQPGPVTRKLMELYRTLTRNSGEPIYPGRV